One segment of Fusarium falciforme chromosome 13, complete sequence DNA contains the following:
- a CDS encoding RGS domain-containing protein, producing the protein MGLSRSRRQSSECLSPSTPPPSPQPSSAFEDFEVDSPPSRPMRETFLSGTSTPNGHLSSRPPSMTEILLDVASPPWTLSAFMAYLSRNHCLESLEFTLDSQRYAAFYNEIITENPNRTQESQNHVCVLWEKLMQVYINPCASREVNLPARIRDQLLNLPCGLNPPHPSQLDEAGQIIYELMNESLLVPFLQSVALMQLDEPSGETIYEPRRPSNTSSRIGAPARSMNSMHHIEPDSLTDNSDRNSPPAMEPVTPPTTRPTSEWAFITSPGGLQRAVATHNKGWKKMGAKLGFNRKRLEVEPKDIGIFGYFSADYQYFYVQVSRTQVASHQRVAIKINCEDMTSPSTISDS; encoded by the exons ATGGGTTTGTCGCGTTCGCGAAGGCAATCTTCTGAGTGCCTCAGCCCCAGTACACCACCGCCATCACCTCAACCTTCCTCCGCCTTTGAGGACTTCGAAGTCGACTCTCCTCCCTCGAGGCCTATGCGCGAGACCTTCCTCTCTGgaacttcaacaccaaacGGGCACTTGAGCTCCCGACCTCCCTCCATGACCGAAATCCTCCTCGATGTCGCCTCGCCACCGTGGACCCTCAGCGCCTTCATGGCTTACCTCTCTAGGAACCACTGCCTGGAGAGTCTCGAATTCACTCTTGACTCACAACGATATGCTGCCTTCTACAACGAAATCATTACCGAGAACCCGAACCGCACTCAAGAAAGCCAAAACCACGTCTGTGTTTTGTGGGAAAAGCTCATGCAGGTCTACATCAACCCTTGCGCTTCAAGAGAGGTGAACCTTCCTGCCCGCATCCGGGATCAGCTACTCAACCTCCCCTGTGGCCTGAATCCTCCCCACCCATCCCAGCTGGACGAAGCGGGTCAGATCATCTACGAACTGATGAACGAATCTTTGCTTGTACCCTTCCTTCAATCAGTTGCTCTCATGCAGCTTGATGAACCTTCCGGTGAAACTATTTATGAACCTCGGCGACCCTCTAACACCAGCAGCCGCATTGGTGCGCCTGCTCGCTCAATGAACTCGATGCATCACATTGAGCCCGACTCTTTGACCGACAACAGCGACCGAAACTCGCCCCCAGCAATGGAACCCGTGACTCCTCCCACTACCCGGCCCACATCAGAATGGGCCTTCATCACCTCCCCTGGCGGTCTTCAGCGTGCCGTAGCTACACACAACAAAGGATGGAAAAAGATGGGTGCCAAGCTGGGCTTCAACCGCAAAA GGTTAGAAGTGGAACCCAAAGACATCGGAATCTTTGGCTACTTTTCAGCCGACTACCAGTACTTCTACGTCCAAGTCTCAAGAACACAAGTCGCCAGTCAC CAGCGGGTAGCGATCAAGATT AACTGTGAGGATATGACCTCCCCTTCGACCATTTCGGATAGTTGA
- a CDS encoding BZIP domain-containing protein codes for MDDRALGLLNPVEDDRTFTTPYISQHLLWEQWCSIDQLGPFGSSQDETSTAAIVYTPTGPSPHDSFVYRSDISSTDLWSDNTPMTECTDPWGAPISITETSPSFLPSDPVTFEESPPFQDDNWHRPWIPTKQRQKRNRDTNSLPLRKSDRQSLSSDKDTTSLAKEKTQHTTIRPNRSARGDNAYAGQPRNDDMKSARERNRLAANKFRAKQRDDLLRLESSEQDLERIHRDLSTCVADLTLEIYNLKMELLQHSGCNCALIQNYLVHESQRYVQALEEGVQRGATSWEPEQPGRTEQG; via the coding sequence ATGGACGACAGAGCCCTAGGTTTGCTAAATCCCGTGGAAGACGACAGGACCTTTACGACACCCTACATCTCCCAACATCTCCTATGGGAGCAATGGTGCTCGATAGACCAGCTAGGGCCATTTGGTTCATCCCAAGATGAGACTAGCACGGCAGCCATTGTCTACACGCCGACCGGTCCCTCGCCTCATGATAGCTTCGTATATCGCAGCGATATCAGCTCGACTGATCTATGGAGCGACAACACCCCTATGACCGAGTGTACCGATCCATGGGGTGCCCCCATCTCTATCACAGAGACTTCACCTTCTTTCTTGCCTTCTGACCCGGTTACTTTTGAGGAGTCACCTCCCTTCCAGGATGACAACTGGCACCGGCCCTGGATACCAACGAAACAGCGTCAAAAACGGAATCGCGACACCAACAGCCTTCCTCTTCGTAAGTCTGATAGACAAAGTCTGTCAAGTGACAAAGACACGACGTCACTGGCAAAGGAGAAGACACAACATACAACTATTCGCCCCAACAGAAGTGCCAGGGGTGACAATGCTTACGCAGGCCAACCGCGGAACGACGACATGAAAAGTGCCCGGGAACGGAACCGACTTGCAGCCAACAAATTCCGAGCCAAGCAGAGGGATGACCTGCTGAGACTCGAGTCCAGCGAGCAGGACCTGGAGCGCATCCATCGCGATCTTTCCACATGCGTGGCCGACCTGACCCTCGagatttataaccttaagatGGAACTTCTACAGCATTCGGGGTGCAACTGCGCCCTCATCCAGAACTACCTCGTCCACGAGTCCCAGCGATATGTACAAGCGTTAGAGGAGGGGGTTCAGCGAGGGGCCACATCTTGGGAGCCGGAGCAGCCTGGCCGGACCGAGCAAGGATAA
- a CDS encoding Helitron-like-N domain-containing protein, with protein MNWKPGRDWVQVLRPPGKYAVPCMNGFLDMDFDIDTNADRYRRAAVQHLALFVPWEKFTTAASGDINEIWEHWRRRLPKRLQTIAGNIQLLKRSAEDARRDAKQWAVAGDDAILDDIDAMGDDIQDSMGPVKAYRSDQVGQLRRLMETVRGATAPNQVTAGSESLVKLLDQLHEAHADITDFADDLETVAPAESLEQYQPTMEKIA; from the exons ATGAACTGGAAGCCGGGAAGGGACTGGGTGCAGGTTCTAAGACCCCCGGGGAAGTATGCAGTGCCATGCATGAACGGGTTTCTCGATATGGACTTTGATATTGACACAAACGCAGACAGATACCGCAG AGCTGCAGTACAGCACCTCGCACTCTTTGTGCCATGGGAGAAGTTCACTACAGCAGCATCAGGCGATATTAATGAAATCTGGGAACACTGGAGACGGCGACTCCCCAAAAGACTTCAGACTATCGCAGGCAACATCCAGCTCTTGAAGCGATCAGCGGAAGATGCGCGGCGAGACGCGAAGCAGTGGGCAGTTGCAGGGGACGATGCCATTTTAGATGATATCGATGCTATGGGGGATGATATCCAAGATTCTATGGGCCCAGTAAAAGCGTATCGCTCAGATCAGGTCGGCCAGCTTCGCCGACTGATGGAAACAGTACGGGGTGCCACAGCTCCCAACCAGGTGACCGCTGGTTCGGAGTCTCTCGTTAAGCTGCTAGATCAGCTTCATGAAGCCCACGCAGATATCACCGACTTTGCAGATGATCTTGAGACTGTCGCCCCTGCTGAGAGCCTTGAGCAGTACCAGCCAACTATG GAGAAGATAGCATAG